The Henckelia pumila isolate YLH828 chromosome 2, ASM3356847v2, whole genome shotgun sequence genome includes a window with the following:
- the LOC140882173 gene encoding histone H2AX-like, whose protein sequence is MNPSSTATKSTGGRGKPKSKAVSRSTKAGLQFPVGRIARFLKKGRYSHRVGSGSPVYLSAVLEYLAAEVLELAGNAARDNKKNRIVPRHIQLAVRNDEELSNLLGSVTIASGGVLPNVHQNLLPKKNAAGAKKGEIGSVSQEF, encoded by the exons ATGAACCCAAGCAGCACAGCGACCAAGTCCACCGGCGGCCGCGGCAAGCCGAAATCTAAGGCCGTTTCCCGATCCACAAAGGCTGGACTCCAGTTCCCCGTCGGTCGAATCGCACGTTTCCTGAAGAAAGGACGCTATTCTCATCGCGTAGGATCTGGTTCGCCTGTCTACCTCTCCGCGGTTCTCGAATACCTCGCTGCTGAG GTGTTGGAGCTTGCTGGGAATGCCGCAAGGGATAACAAGAAGAACAGGATAGTTCCGAGGCACATCCAGTTGGCTGTTAGGAATGATGAAGAATTGAGCAACCTTCTGGGATCCGTTACGATTGCCAGCGGTGGTGTTCTGCCAAACGTACACCAAAATCTGCTTCCTAAGAAGAATGCTGCTGGCGCAAAGAAGGGAGAAATTGGATCCGTTTCTCAGGAATTTTAG
- the LOC140877262 gene encoding secreted RxLR effector protein 161-like, with amino-acid sequence MADARSVSTPIGAHFKLQAVKEDQEGLESLHMRDVSYYNAVGSIMYMMVSTRPDITYGLGLVSRFMSKPSREHWKAIQWLLRYLKGTKQLKLQYSKHAALSTYEVTGYCDSDYVADLDKRMSISGYVFAFGGNIVSWKSNLQNVVALSTTEAEYISLTEAVKEGLWISGFVTEMGFDQSSISIFCDSQSAIHLSKNLVFHERTKHIEVRLHFVRDIVSKGLAKVLEIDAQVNPADILTKVVPVNKLNQALSLLKLVE; translated from the coding sequence ATGGCAGATGCAAGATCAGTAAGCACTCCTATTGGGGCTCACTTTAAGCTGCAAGCTGTGAAGGAAGATCAAGAGGGATTAGAAAGCTTGCATATGAGGGATGTGTCATATTATAATGCGGTAGGAAGTATAATGTATATGATGGTTTCAACCCGGCCAGATATAACATATGGTTTGGGTCTTGTGAGTAGGTTCATGAGTAAGCCTAGTAGGGAGCATTGGAAGGCAATTCAGTGGTTATTAAGGTACTTAAAGGGAACAAAACAGCTGAAACTACAGTATTCAAAGCATGCTGCTTTAAGTACTTATGAAGTCACTGGTTACTGTGACTCTGACTATGTAGCAGATTTGGATAAACGAATGTCAATATCAGGATATGTGTTTGCTTTTGGAGGAAACATAGTAAGCTGGAAGTCTAATTTACAGAATGTGGTTGCCTTATCTactactgaggcagaatatataaGCCTAACAGAAGCTGTCAAAGAAGGACTTTGGATTTCTGGATTTGTGACAGAAATGGGATTTGATCAGAGTAGTATTTCTATATTTTGTGATTCACAAAGTGCAATTCATCTATCGAAGAATTTGGTATTTCACGAACGAACAAAACATATAGAAGTAAGGTTACATTTTGTGAGGGACATTGTATCAAAAGGATTGGCTAAAGTCCTGGAAATTGACGCACAGGTTAATCCAGCTGACATTTTGACAAAGGTTGTACCAGTTAACAAGCTCAATCAAGCATTAAGCTTGTTGAAGCTGGTGGAGTAA